A part of Desulfomicrobium baculatum DSM 4028 genomic DNA contains:
- a CDS encoding LytS/YhcK type 5TM receptor domain-containing protein has product MNSDALILALAERLGLIVAGAFLLLTITPIHKMRLRQGPSWRSTLLQILFFGAAGILGTYGGNLVSQSVANLRAMAVITGGLFGGPVVGIASGLIAGGHRILIDIGGFSAVPCGMATMIEGAAAGLLTLYLKERSVDWRWAAGLALGGETLHMGMVLVLSHSFTEAVELVRIIAAPMILLNALGAATFVQVINVVFRYRARQDSVQAQEILDIANSTASHLRSGLTAESAMATARIIHSRVAVGAVAITGEADVLAHIGVGDDHHLPGRPIVTKATRTVLETGQPMFLSNKAGIGCGHRDCPFASAIIVPLTKGGSVVGTLKFYGTASKSLDLLLFELAKGLGNLFSTQLELENIQITERMLAHAEIRRLQAQINPHFLFNSLNTIISFCRTSPEKARTLLQDLSSYLRKSLEASRGFVPLSEELDQIRCYLAIEQARFGERIRIDFDVQDGCESWPIPPLIIQPLVENSVRHGILAHENGGEIRVQVRKQDGHLHVEVKDDGVGMDQNQVDRLFAKTRLDSRSGGIGVRNCFQRLEQIFGPAYLPSVVSAPGQGTRIDFMLPMPARV; this is encoded by the coding sequence CTGCTGCAGATCCTCTTCTTCGGAGCGGCCGGAATCCTGGGCACCTACGGGGGCAACCTTGTCTCCCAGTCCGTGGCCAACCTGCGGGCCATGGCCGTGATCACCGGCGGCCTCTTCGGCGGTCCCGTGGTCGGCATCGCTTCGGGACTCATCGCCGGAGGCCATCGCATCCTCATCGACATCGGAGGCTTCAGCGCCGTCCCCTGCGGCATGGCGACCATGATCGAAGGCGCGGCCGCCGGGCTGCTGACCCTTTACCTCAAAGAGCGTAGCGTGGACTGGCGCTGGGCCGCCGGGCTGGCCCTGGGCGGCGAGACACTACACATGGGCATGGTTCTGGTTCTGTCCCATTCCTTCACCGAAGCCGTGGAACTGGTGCGCATCATCGCCGCGCCCATGATTCTCTTGAACGCCCTGGGCGCTGCCACCTTCGTGCAGGTCATCAACGTGGTCTTTCGCTACCGGGCCCGGCAGGATTCGGTTCAGGCCCAGGAAATTCTCGACATCGCCAACTCCACGGCCAGCCACCTGCGCTCCGGCCTGACCGCCGAAAGCGCCATGGCCACGGCGCGGATCATCCACAGTCGCGTCGCGGTCGGCGCGGTGGCCATCACGGGCGAAGCCGATGTCCTGGCCCACATCGGCGTCGGCGACGACCATCACCTGCCCGGTCGTCCCATCGTCACCAAGGCCACGCGGACCGTGCTCGAAACAGGACAGCCCATGTTCCTGAGCAACAAGGCCGGCATCGGCTGCGGGCACCGGGACTGCCCCTTCGCCTCGGCCATCATCGTGCCCCTGACCAAGGGCGGAAGCGTGGTCGGAACCCTCAAATTCTACGGCACGGCCAGCAAATCTCTCGATCTGCTGCTCTTCGAACTGGCCAAGGGGCTGGGCAACCTTTTCTCCACCCAGCTTGAGCTGGAAAACATCCAGATCACCGAACGCATGCTCGCCCATGCCGAAATCCGTCGTCTGCAGGCCCAGATCAACCCGCACTTCCTGTTCAATTCATTGAATACCATCATCTCCTTTTGCCGCACCAGCCCGGAAAAAGCCCGTACCCTGCTGCAGGACCTCTCCAGTTATCTGCGCAAGAGTCTGGAAGCCAGCCGGGGCTTTGTGCCCCTGTCCGAAGAGTTGGACCAGATCCGCTGCTATTTGGCCATCGAACAGGCCCGCTTCGGCGAACGCATCCGCATCGACTTCGATGTGCAGGATGGATGCGAATCCTGGCCCATTCCACCGCTCATCATCCAACCGCTGGTCGAAAACAGCGTGCGGCACGGCATCCTGGCCCATGAGAACGGCGGAGAGATCCGCGTACAGGTGCGAAAACAGGACGGACACCTGCATGTGGAAGTCAAGGATGACGGGGTGGGCATGGACCAGAACCAGGTTGACCGCCTCTTCGCCAAGACGCGCCTCGATTCCCGCTCAGGCGGGATCGGGGTCCGCAACTGCTTTCAGCGTCTGGAACAAATCTTCGGTCCGGCCTACCTGCCTTCGGTCGTCAGCGCGCCGGGTCAGGGCACGCGCATCGACTTCATGCTGCCCATGCCGGCCCGGGTCTGA
- a CDS encoding carbon starvation CstA family protein: MFYFFFAVAALITGYFVYGKIVESSFGVDTCRATPACRLADGVDYVKMNPKTIYMVQLLNIAGLGPIFGPILGALYGPAALVWIVLGSIFAGAVHDYFSGMMSVRYDGKSIPDAVGHNLGKFAKQFMNVFSVILLLLVGVVFILGPAKLLAVKIGFNLDKNMAVVVWTGIIFAYYFLATILPVDKIIGRLYPLFTACLLIMAFGLSTMLIVDGYTFFPNGVGLANVHPKGLPIWPLMFITIACGAISGFHATQSPMMARCIPDEKCGRPIFYGAMIGEGIIALVWATLGMTFYQTPEALQATLASGGPAAVVDQVATTLMGPIGGFLAIIGVIILPISSGDTAFRAARLIIADFSKVEQKSIAKRLLIAIPLFVIGFIITKTDFNIIWRYFGFANQTLATIVLWASAMYLVRHGKAHWIASVPATFMTAVCATYLCVAPEFPLHMSADYGYPIGIAVAAACFVWFMLAARNTPVEVDAVDSPGVIG; encoded by the coding sequence TTGTTTTACTTCTTTTTCGCCGTCGCGGCACTCATCACCGGCTATTTCGTTTACGGCAAGATCGTCGAATCCAGTTTCGGCGTCGACACCTGTCGGGCCACCCCGGCCTGCCGCCTCGCGGACGGGGTCGACTATGTCAAAATGAACCCCAAAACCATCTACATGGTGCAGCTCCTGAACATCGCGGGGCTTGGCCCCATCTTCGGCCCCATCCTCGGCGCCCTCTACGGCCCGGCCGCGCTGGTCTGGATCGTGCTTGGCAGTATCTTCGCCGGAGCGGTGCACGACTATTTCTCCGGCATGATGTCCGTGCGCTATGACGGCAAGTCCATCCCCGACGCCGTGGGCCACAACCTCGGCAAGTTCGCCAAGCAGTTCATGAACGTCTTCTCCGTCATCCTGCTGCTCCTGGTCGGCGTGGTCTTCATCCTCGGACCGGCCAAGCTTCTGGCGGTCAAGATCGGCTTCAACCTGGACAAGAACATGGCCGTGGTGGTCTGGACCGGCATCATCTTCGCCTACTACTTCCTGGCGACCATCCTGCCCGTGGACAAGATCATCGGACGCCTCTATCCGCTCTTCACCGCCTGCCTGCTGATCATGGCCTTCGGCCTCTCGACCATGCTCATCGTGGACGGCTACACCTTCTTCCCCAACGGCGTAGGCCTGGCCAACGTGCATCCCAAAGGCCTGCCCATCTGGCCGCTGATGTTCATCACCATCGCCTGCGGCGCCATCTCCGGCTTCCACGCCACCCAGTCGCCCATGATGGCGCGCTGCATTCCCGATGAAAAATGCGGACGCCCCATCTTCTACGGCGCCATGATCGGCGAGGGCATCATCGCCCTGGTCTGGGCCACCCTGGGCATGACCTTCTACCAGACCCCCGAAGCCCTGCAGGCCACCCTGGCCAGCGGCGGCCCGGCCGCAGTGGTCGATCAGGTCGCCACCACCCTGATGGGCCCCATCGGCGGTTTCCTGGCCATCATCGGCGTCATCATTCTGCCCATCTCCTCCGGCGACACGGCCTTCCGCGCCGCGCGCCTGATCATCGCCGACTTCAGCAAGGTCGAACAGAAGTCCATCGCCAAGCGCCTGCTGATCGCCATCCCCCTGTTCGTCATCGGCTTCATCATCACCAAGACCGACTTCAACATCATCTGGCGTTATTTCGGCTTCGCCAACCAGACCCTGGCCACCATCGTGCTCTGGGCCTCGGCCATGTATCTGGTCCGCCACGGCAAGGCGCACTGGATCGCCAGTGTCCCCGCGACCTTCATGACCGCGGTTTGCGCCACCTACCTCTGCGTGGCCCCGGAATTCCCGCTGCACATGAGCGCGGACTACGGCTACCCCATCGGCATCGCCGTGGCCGCGGCCTGCTTCGTCTGGTTCATGCTTGCGGCCCGCAACACCCCGGTGGAGGTGGACGCCGTCGACTCTCCCGGAGTCATCGGCTGA
- the fliW gene encoding flagellar assembly protein FliW, giving the protein MDQKRQTINSRIGQLVISADKTIRFPRGIIGFESLREFALVEFKPGTPFHFLQSMEMPSMGMMLADPFSFLPSYEIRLAAAEERLLKVRSIHDLFILVSVTVPKGDPQGSTLNLTGPICVNVQERLGLQSPQVELGFPSQVLLRDLGNEDRRLANS; this is encoded by the coding sequence ATGGACCAAAAAAGACAAACAATAAATTCACGTATCGGGCAGCTGGTCATTTCCGCGGACAAGACCATCCGTTTTCCCCGTGGCATCATCGGCTTCGAGTCCCTGCGAGAGTTCGCCCTGGTGGAGTTCAAGCCCGGAACCCCCTTTCATTTTCTGCAGAGCATGGAGATGCCGAGCATGGGCATGATGCTTGCCGATCCCTTCTCCTTTTTGCCGAGCTATGAGATTCGGCTGGCCGCGGCCGAAGAGCGGCTTCTGAAGGTCCGCAGCATCCATGACCTGTTCATCCTGGTCAGCGTGACCGTGCCCAAAGGCGACCCGCAGGGCAGCACCCTCAACCTGACCGGGCCCATCTGCGTCAATGTTCAGGAACGACTGGGGCTGCAGTCCCCGCAAGTGGAACTGGGATTTCCGTCGCAGGTTCTGCTGCGCGACCTTGGAAACGAGGACAGGCGTTTGGCCAATTCATGA
- the csrA gene encoding carbon storage regulator CsrA produces MLILSRRPGESVHVGDDIKITILSIKGQQIKLGLEVPEHMPVYREEIYLKVQTQNASALELDNNDLMMAAALWTKKDKQ; encoded by the coding sequence ATGCTCATACTCTCTCGTCGCCCCGGAGAAAGCGTGCATGTGGGTGATGACATAAAGATCACGATTTTAAGCATCAAGGGGCAGCAGATCAAGCTGGGCCTTGAAGTGCCGGAACACATGCCGGTCTACCGGGAAGAAATCTATCTCAAGGTGCAGACCCAGAACGCCTCGGCCCTGGAACTCGATAACAACGATCTGATGATGGCGGCAGCATTATGGACCAAAAAAGACAAACAATAA
- the flgL gene encoding flagellar hook-associated protein FlgL codes for MRVSLRNQYSNFLYNLQDTQSRLMDLNMQASSQKRINKPSDDPVGTARVLNYRTSLSSIDQYRSNIDTAKGWLGLADESMIQVSTLLTKLKGLAEQGASGTMTASDREATSYEVRQIFSQLVNLANSRFEGNAIFGGQKFDESAFEEALMVYDQDGNSLGLATGLASRSFVVQFLGAEGTTVPVSGTDCRFSKDGGATWETGTWDADGSLNLGGVSVSFPADYEVELSPESNKLMTKGSWLTVAPTAVYKGDHESQSAVLYSAGSATISALPLGGFEKDVEVRVLGAVGAPGSGGTFQAEYSVDGTTWTTVTVDNIATPVIQTPYGGVQVTGSGNLTGVEFMVKSGSTGVIQMGAAVNAEGRGLFSSDVMARIDNDAPVNIGSGVPIEYSYSTDGGVNWSTGHTAANTGTAADLLVPGGKLVLSGRDGVVQLVKNAQFVIHPQTAAHNVEISAGQYLQLNNVGAEIFGGYYENGTQPVFSDSDVGNNIMVTVGKLVAALENNDQQGCAEALDGLKTGHQYFTTQLASVGARENRLDVADTVLSGLKLNETERMSNVEDADLATLLTELANQQLSYEAVLKSSSMIMKMSLVNYL; via the coding sequence ATGCGCGTATCCCTTCGTAATCAGTACAGCAATTTTCTGTACAATCTGCAGGACACCCAGTCCCGGCTCATGGATCTGAACATGCAGGCTTCCAGCCAGAAGCGCATCAACAAACCCTCAGACGATCCGGTGGGTACGGCCCGCGTGCTCAATTACCGCACCTCCCTGTCCTCCATCGACCAGTACCGCAGCAACATCGATACGGCCAAGGGCTGGCTTGGCCTGGCCGACGAATCCATGATCCAGGTCAGCACCTTGCTCACCAAGCTCAAGGGACTGGCCGAGCAGGGCGCTTCCGGGACAATGACCGCCTCCGACCGCGAGGCGACCTCCTACGAGGTCCGCCAGATATTCAGCCAACTGGTCAACCTGGCCAACTCCCGGTTCGAGGGGAACGCCATTTTCGGAGGCCAGAAATTTGACGAGAGCGCCTTCGAGGAGGCGCTCATGGTCTACGATCAGGACGGCAACAGCCTCGGCCTGGCCACGGGCCTGGCCAGCCGCAGTTTCGTCGTCCAGTTCCTGGGGGCGGAAGGGACCACCGTTCCAGTCAGCGGCACGGACTGCCGGTTCAGCAAGGACGGGGGCGCAACCTGGGAGACAGGAACCTGGGACGCCGACGGATCGCTGAATCTGGGCGGAGTCAGCGTTTCTTTTCCGGCTGATTATGAAGTGGAGCTTTCGCCCGAGTCCAACAAGCTGATGACAAAGGGCTCGTGGCTGACCGTGGCCCCCACGGCGGTCTACAAGGGCGATCACGAATCTCAGTCCGCAGTCCTGTATTCCGCTGGGAGCGCGACCATCTCCGCCTTGCCTCTGGGAGGTTTCGAGAAGGACGTGGAAGTCCGGGTTTTGGGCGCGGTCGGAGCCCCCGGCAGCGGCGGCACGTTTCAGGCCGAGTACTCAGTTGACGGGACCACCTGGACGACCGTCACGGTAGACAACATTGCCACGCCCGTCATTCAGACGCCGTATGGCGGGGTGCAGGTGACCGGCAGCGGCAATCTCACGGGCGTGGAGTTCATGGTCAAATCCGGGTCCACCGGGGTCATTCAGATGGGCGCTGCGGTCAACGCCGAGGGGCGCGGACTTTTTTCAAGCGATGTCATGGCGCGCATTGATAACGATGCTCCGGTGAATATCGGTTCAGGGGTACCCATCGAATACTCTTACAGTACCGACGGCGGCGTGAACTGGTCCACAGGGCATACGGCCGCCAACACCGGCACCGCTGCCGACCTGCTGGTGCCGGGCGGAAAGTTGGTGCTTTCGGGCCGGGATGGCGTGGTCCAGCTTGTCAAGAATGCCCAGTTCGTCATCCATCCTCAGACGGCGGCGCACAACGTGGAGATTTCCGCCGGGCAGTATCTGCAGCTCAACAACGTCGGCGCGGAAATTTTCGGTGGTTACTATGAAAACGGAACGCAGCCGGTGTTCTCTGATTCCGATGTGGGCAACAACATCATGGTGACCGTGGGCAAGCTGGTGGCCGCGCTTGAAAACAACGATCAGCAAGGCTGCGCCGAGGCCCTGGACGGGCTGAAGACGGGCCATCAGTATTTCACAACCCAGCTGGCCTCCGTGGGCGCGCGGGAAAACCGGCTCGATGTGGCCGACACCGTTCTTTCCGGCCTCAAACTCAACGAAACCGAGCGCATGAGCAATGTGGAGGATGCGGATCTGGCCACGCTTCTGACGGAGCTGGCCAACCAGCAGCTGTCTTATGAAGCGGTCCTCAAATCCTCGTCCATGATCATGAAGATGAGCCTGGTCAATTATCTGTAG
- the flgK gene encoding flagellar hook-associated protein FlgK produces the protein MPGIASLFNIGKQSLFANQAAIEVVGNNISNANTEGYSRQAVRFEDGYYISYSPGQLGTGVNAAEVIRYFDEFTEVMYNTKSSEQQRWQKLYENLQNVEMIFNESNAQGVNSALSAFWADWQTLATNPGDTSVRAALLGHASNLEQAIGVVQADLQRLQGQTDDTIAAEVQEINTLLKSIAELNSQITVTEETGKNNANGLRDQRASLVRELAEKIDINYIDNGLGNVTITTKAGHTLVDGTNAFRLAFESAPFSASLDSASTYAGTVSFNGESSSEYTIEIVNPGLVSGGGVTFKVSADGGKTWLKDENGVGVFTVTDEGVLLPDGKGSVLFSPEAGDTLTAGDRFQILPNKSVFWYETSASKVNITPQILSNGENNERRLTGGSLAGYFQFRDASVGGYLEKLDAFAKSLVWEVNRLHSQGTGLERFEDVIGTYGLVDKDAELGVDAGLIFGDKLESGNLMIGVYDKTTGALVQFQGLDFDSGTAGVQNFDPAAHSLQDVVDAINSTFGGALTASAPDNHLQITADADHDFAFGSDTTGLLAALGINTFFEGSDARTLSVNNSVRSNTSRINTGHVNGAGEMNAGDNTMAAAIAALQTKAVATRTVTEGTTRQTLGEYYSTLVAKAGSDTQSAKFNAEYQEALANDLKSRQESVSGVNLDEEMTNLIKFQHAYTAAAKLITTAESMLEVLLGLKN, from the coding sequence ATGCCCGGCATCGCGTCCCTGTTCAACATCGGGAAGCAGTCCCTTTTTGCCAACCAGGCGGCCATCGAGGTCGTCGGCAACAATATCTCGAACGCCAACACCGAGGGCTACAGCCGTCAGGCCGTACGCTTCGAGGATGGCTATTACATCAGCTACAGTCCGGGCCAGCTCGGCACCGGCGTCAACGCGGCCGAAGTCATCCGTTATTTCGACGAATTCACCGAGGTCATGTACAACACCAAGAGCTCGGAGCAGCAGCGCTGGCAGAAGCTCTACGAGAATCTGCAGAACGTTGAGATGATCTTCAACGAGTCCAACGCGCAAGGGGTCAACTCGGCTCTGTCCGCGTTCTGGGCGGATTGGCAGACCCTGGCCACCAATCCCGGCGACACCAGCGTGCGCGCGGCCCTGCTCGGGCACGCCTCCAACCTGGAGCAGGCCATCGGGGTCGTGCAGGCGGATCTTCAGCGGCTGCAAGGGCAGACGGACGACACCATCGCCGCGGAAGTACAAGAAATAAATACTCTTCTCAAAAGCATCGCCGAGCTGAACAGTCAGATCACCGTGACCGAGGAGACGGGCAAGAACAACGCCAACGGTCTGCGCGACCAGCGTGCGTCCCTGGTTCGCGAACTGGCCGAGAAGATCGACATCAATTACATCGACAACGGCCTCGGTAATGTGACGATCACCACCAAGGCCGGGCATACGCTGGTCGATGGCACCAATGCCTTCAGGCTGGCCTTCGAGTCGGCTCCCTTTTCGGCCTCTCTGGATAGCGCCTCGACGTATGCGGGAACTGTTTCGTTCAATGGCGAGAGTTCCAGCGAATACACAATTGAAATCGTCAACCCCGGGCTGGTTTCCGGCGGCGGGGTGACCTTCAAGGTTTCCGCGGACGGCGGCAAGACCTGGCTTAAGGACGAAAACGGGGTGGGTGTCTTCACCGTCACGGATGAGGGCGTGCTGCTGCCCGATGGGAAGGGATCCGTACTTTTTTCGCCCGAAGCCGGTGATACGCTCACTGCCGGGGACCGTTTTCAGATTCTGCCCAACAAATCCGTCTTCTGGTATGAAACGTCCGCCTCCAAGGTCAATATCACGCCGCAGATCCTGAGCAACGGCGAGAACAACGAGCGCCGTCTGACCGGCGGCAGTCTGGCCGGTTACTTTCAGTTTCGGGACGCAAGTGTCGGCGGCTACCTCGAAAAGCTCGACGCCTTCGCTAAAAGCCTGGTCTGGGAGGTCAATCGTCTTCATTCCCAAGGCACCGGCCTTGAGCGCTTTGAGGATGTCATCGGTACGTACGGGCTGGTGGACAAGGATGCGGAGCTTGGCGTCGACGCCGGGTTGATCTTTGGCGACAAGCTGGAAAGCGGCAACCTCATGATCGGCGTCTATGACAAGACCACCGGAGCGCTGGTGCAGTTCCAGGGCCTTGATTTCGATTCCGGGACGGCCGGCGTGCAGAACTTCGACCCGGCCGCGCACAGTCTGCAGGACGTGGTCGATGCGATCAACAGCACCTTTGGCGGCGCGCTCACGGCTTCCGCGCCGGATAACCACCTGCAGATAACCGCCGACGCCGATCATGACTTCGCCTTTGGCTCCGACACGACGGGACTCTTGGCCGCGCTCGGCATCAACACGTTTTTCGAGGGTTCGGACGCGCGGACCCTGTCGGTCAACAACAGCGTGCGCAGCAACACCTCCCGCATCAACACCGGCCACGTCAACGGCGCCGGGGAGATGAATGCGGGCGACAATACCATGGCTGCCGCCATTGCGGCCCTGCAGACCAAGGCCGTGGCCACGCGCACCGTGACCGAGGGCACGACTCGCCAGACGCTGGGGGAATACTATTCCACCCTGGTCGCCAAGGCCGGGTCGGACACGCAGTCCGCGAAGTTCAACGCGGAATATCAGGAGGCCCTGGCCAACGATTTGAAGTCGCGGCAGGAATCGGTCTCAGGCGTGAATCTGGACGAGGAAATGACCAACCTGATCAAGTTTCAGCACGCCTACACGGCCGCTGCGAAACTGATCACAACGGCCGAGTCCATGCTGGAAGTGCTTTTGGGGCTCAAGAACTAA
- the flgN gene encoding flagellar export chaperone FlgN, producing the protein MQQIILGSLIRQAKGTELLCQLLREEYSLLRAGAPDKVTGLEMCIQDLIRQLVREREALVHRLQSAGMTNLAVFLETLPAADRRIFETWRAKIITHEQDSGQLASINADLAMALWKQSGVLLSHFQNQVAPRERNTYSAKGTWQDRTATATLVRGRL; encoded by the coding sequence ATGCAACAGATCATTCTTGGCAGTCTCATTCGTCAGGCCAAAGGCACAGAGCTTCTCTGCCAGCTCCTGCGCGAGGAGTACTCCCTGCTGCGGGCAGGCGCACCGGACAAGGTGACGGGGCTTGAGATGTGCATTCAGGACCTGATCAGGCAGCTCGTGCGTGAACGCGAGGCGCTGGTCCATCGCCTGCAATCGGCGGGCATGACCAACCTGGCGGTTTTTCTGGAGACCCTGCCCGCAGCGGACAGGCGGATCTTTGAAACGTGGCGGGCCAAAATCATCACGCATGAGCAGGACAGCGGACAGCTCGCATCCATCAACGCCGATCTGGCCATGGCTCTGTGGAAGCAGAGCGGGGTGCTGCTCAGTCACTTTCAAAATCAGGTCGCGCCCAGAGAACGCAACACCTACTCGGCCAAGGGAACGTGGCAGGATCGCACGGCCACGGCGACATTGGTTCGCGGGAGGCTCTGA
- a CDS encoding rod-binding protein, translating to MNEIITTGLPEPDPTQSLQDRLRNLRSQVQPEKGMDEAKLKKACQDFEAVFIGQIWKQMRASVPKEGMLHSKEEEGYLSMFDQELSVKMSRSGGIGLSDMLYANLSERLVNASRDTTSTAPLHPLDRSASSSTQPRNQAAAVQPRTLAAITAQHEAEMLARRIEQRSNLSGAEKAQAMPTDLEDALRVVRMDGEDGP from the coding sequence ATGAACGAGATTATCACCACGGGCCTGCCCGAACCTGATCCGACGCAAAGCCTGCAGGACAGGCTCCGGAATCTGCGCTCCCAAGTGCAGCCCGAAAAAGGCATGGACGAGGCCAAGCTCAAGAAAGCCTGCCAGGACTTCGAGGCCGTGTTCATCGGCCAGATCTGGAAACAGATGCGTGCTTCCGTGCCCAAGGAGGGAATGCTCCATTCCAAGGAAGAAGAGGGCTATCTGTCCATGTTCGACCAGGAGCTGTCGGTCAAGATGTCGCGCAGCGGGGGTATCGGCTTGTCCGACATGCTCTATGCGAATCTTTCAGAGCGCCTGGTCAACGCCAGTCGCGATACGACTTCCACGGCGCCATTGCATCCCCTGGACCGCTCGGCGTCGAGCTCGACTCAGCCCCGGAATCAGGCTGCGGCCGTGCAGCCGCGCACGCTGGCCGCCATTACGGCACAGCATGAGGCCGAGATGCTGGCACGGCGCATTGAGCAGCGCTCGAATCTGTCCGGAGCGGAAAAGGCGCAGGCCATGCCCACGGATCTGGAGGACGCCCTGCGCGTTGTACGCATGGACGGCGAGGACGGACCATAG